Proteins encoded by one window of Collimonas fungivorans:
- a CDS encoding magnesium transporter CorA family protein yields MDIFLISDNQVSQSKEIPDAVPVKGFLWIDATHEEVGADPEAWRNAITLATGVQIYDPHMTDTLNPNHPSYFDSTQDYGMVVFRKLVLNGNGNPRTTENGVPIAADKIAAPPAAAPESEVSKRRIPAALSKLATQPVTFLIMDHALVTVHERFSRTIDAARARLLDLCNKTEKTPHSTRPPTSPEDLLLRLINAMVDQYLDLRQPLTTQLDRWQRALLDPRRPFKDWMALLDARIELRKLENLCEEQHDAMQELRDYFVDIDDGVEISRAKDLLLVRINDVMEHITRVLNHARRLESSIESAVQIHFSAVAHRTNEIMRTLTVITALFMPLTLITGIFGMNFNEMPLLKNNAGFWITMGSMVVIVVGMLVFFQRRRYLESQALERR; encoded by the coding sequence ATGGACATCTTTCTCATCAGTGACAACCAGGTCAGCCAAAGCAAGGAAATACCAGATGCCGTACCGGTCAAAGGTTTCCTCTGGATCGACGCCACCCACGAAGAAGTAGGCGCCGATCCGGAAGCCTGGCGCAACGCCATCACGCTTGCCACCGGCGTGCAGATCTACGATCCACACATGACGGATACGCTCAACCCCAACCATCCTTCGTATTTCGATTCGACCCAGGATTACGGCATGGTGGTGTTTCGCAAGCTGGTGCTGAACGGCAACGGCAATCCTCGCACGACTGAAAACGGCGTCCCGATTGCCGCGGACAAGATTGCTGCACCACCAGCTGCAGCGCCCGAAAGCGAAGTCAGCAAACGCCGGATTCCCGCAGCCTTGAGCAAACTGGCGACGCAGCCGGTGACGTTCCTGATCATGGACCATGCGCTGGTCACCGTGCATGAACGCTTCAGCCGCACTATCGATGCGGCGCGCGCACGTCTGCTGGACCTGTGCAACAAGACTGAAAAGACGCCGCATTCGACACGCCCGCCAACCTCGCCGGAAGATCTGCTGCTGCGCCTCATCAACGCCATGGTCGACCAGTACCTGGACCTGCGCCAGCCACTGACGACGCAACTGGATCGCTGGCAGCGCGCGCTGCTCGATCCGCGCCGGCCGTTCAAGGACTGGATGGCGCTGCTGGATGCGCGGATTGAATTGCGCAAACTGGAAAACCTGTGCGAAGAGCAGCACGACGCCATGCAGGAACTGCGCGACTACTTTGTCGACATCGACGACGGCGTTGAAATCAGCCGCGCCAAAGACTTGCTGCTGGTGCGCATCAACGATGTGATGGAACATATAACGCGCGTGCTGAACCACGCACGGCGGCTGGAATCGTCGATCGAGTCAGCAGTGCAAATTCATTTTTCCGCGGTGGCCCATCGCACCAATGAGATCATGCGCACGCTTACGGTCATCACCGCGCTGTTCATGCCGCTGACCTTGATCACCGGGATTTTCGGCATGAACTTCAACGAAATGCCGCTGCTGAAAAACAATGCCGGATTCTGGATCACGATGGGCAGCATGGTGGTGATCGTGGTCGGCATGCTGGTGTTCTTCCAGCGCCGCCGTTACCTGGAGAGCCAGGCGCTGGAACGGCGCTGA
- a CDS encoding sterol desaturase family protein → MQEKVITLATPVFFLLIVIELAVGLLRRHNTYRLNDAINSISLGVLSQVSGVFMQVLRIGIYAWLASHIGLFKLPADSIWVWLSGLLLYDLCYYWLHRCGHEVNVLWAAHVVHHQSEDYNLSTALRQTSSGPFLSWIFYVPMAVLGYPVEVFAAVALIDLLYQFWVHTQQIGKLGWLDRVLVTPSNHRVHHGVNDIYLDKNYGGILILWDRLFGTFIEERDQDPVVYGTRSPLRSWNPVWANFEVYKVLWLDAWRAQRPGDKLRVWLKAPGWRPADVAAKWPGTPFDIARPLYHPLLSLAAQVYCLVQFTIVLLVTTHFLAAQVAMSLPLGLAYATWLVAGLWIVGGLMEMRPRYIALEALRLAATGAGAAIGKVWFGGVSLSPLLQGAVITVSLVSMIALWLIFKRFSTMHGHLSHQ, encoded by the coding sequence ATGCAAGAAAAAGTGATTACCCTGGCGACGCCGGTATTCTTTTTGTTGATAGTCATCGAGCTGGCCGTCGGCCTGCTGCGGCGGCACAATACCTACCGCCTCAACGACGCGATCAACAGCATCAGCCTGGGCGTCCTGAGCCAGGTCAGCGGCGTGTTCATGCAAGTGCTGCGCATCGGCATCTACGCCTGGCTGGCAAGCCACATCGGGCTCTTCAAGCTGCCGGCCGACAGCATCTGGGTATGGCTGTCCGGCCTGCTGCTCTACGACCTGTGCTATTACTGGCTGCATCGCTGCGGCCATGAAGTCAATGTCTTGTGGGCAGCCCACGTGGTGCACCACCAAAGCGAAGACTACAATCTTTCCACTGCCCTGCGCCAGACCAGCAGCGGTCCGTTCCTGAGCTGGATCTTTTATGTGCCGATGGCAGTGCTTGGTTACCCGGTGGAGGTGTTTGCCGCCGTGGCGCTGATCGACCTGCTGTACCAGTTCTGGGTGCACACCCAGCAGATAGGCAAGCTGGGATGGCTGGACCGGGTGCTGGTGACGCCGTCGAACCATCGCGTGCACCACGGCGTCAACGATATTTACCTGGACAAGAACTACGGCGGCATCCTGATCCTGTGGGATCGCCTGTTCGGCACCTTCATCGAAGAGCGCGACCAGGATCCGGTGGTGTACGGCACCCGCAGCCCCCTGCGCAGCTGGAACCCGGTCTGGGCCAACTTCGAAGTCTATAAAGTGCTGTGGCTGGATGCCTGGCGCGCGCAGCGCCCGGGCGACAAGCTGCGAGTCTGGCTGAAGGCGCCGGGCTGGCGTCCAGCCGACGTCGCGGCAAAATGGCCGGGCACGCCTTTCGATATCGCCCGGCCGCTGTATCATCCGCTGCTAAGCCTGGCCGCCCAGGTCTACTGCCTGGTGCAATTCACCATCGTATTGCTGGTCACCACCCATTTCCTGGCGGCGCAGGTCGCCATGTCGTTGCCGCTGGGGCTGGCTTACGCCACGTGGCTGGTGGCAGGGTTATGGATAGTCGGCGGCCTGATGGAAATGCGCCCGCGTTACATCGCCCTGGAAGCATTGCGCCTGGCGGCGACCGGCGCCGGGGCGGCGATCGGCAAAGTCTGGTTTGGTGGGGTATCCTTGTCACCGCTGCTGCAGGGCGCCGTCATTACCGTATCGCTGGTGTCGATGATCGCTCTCTGGCTCATATTTAAACGCTTCTCGACAATGCATGGACATCTTTCTCATCAGTGA
- a CDS encoding TonB-dependent receptor family protein, whose translation MTSLKSPHHLIVRRCSAAVALAFLSLPGLAQTAAAPVAADDADTSTLESIQVSADWLGSGLQNSVKRFPGARTVVKKEEIENSGASNIGDVMRRIPGVQSTDNSGTAGSAISLNIGVRGLTGRYSPRSTVLLDGIPMAVAPYGQPQLSFAPVSLNNIEAIDVVRGGGAVRYGPQNVGGIINFKTRSIPTEPGFNGDASARYNGYGGGESNRQYSAFVGSQLDNGVGLALLYSGSDGSSWRAGSRETVNDFALKFRYQLTPDSEFYGKVSYYDVNSRTPGGLTVAQYNADPFQNTRPTDYWSGTRKGIDAGYLNTLSATQEFEVRTYYNESFRQSVLISGANLVHQPRNYEVLGIEPRYTQRFNLGQTTNDVSVGYRYVRERGNDNSFNEAIASGSLTPQTTFNNATDAHSAYIDDKISFGAWRITPGVRFEHINSTRDDLKARSTYETTNNKALPSLNIAYLLTPDLTLFTNYTTSFGPVQNLQLNSQSATNPLIPELAKTVEAGARWKSRQLSAEVTVFDMRFDNQIQQVAGTVPATFMNIGKTKHQGIETAVDYTFDKAGKLAGLNLYANYSYTRALQESGATRGLDVPFYSRNTDTVGLRYQTGPWGFNLSSTHQSKQFADNANTIAESADGSNGEIPGFRTWNTQVDWKVPGAKGFDILAGINNLADKRYYTRNVDGNAGRMVGAPRMVYVQGRYAF comes from the coding sequence ATGACCTCGCTCAAGAGTCCTCACCACCTTATTGTCCGCCGCTGTTCGGCTGCGGTCGCACTCGCTTTCCTGAGCCTGCCTGGGCTGGCCCAAACCGCTGCCGCTCCGGTCGCAGCCGACGATGCCGACACCTCGACGCTGGAATCGATCCAGGTCAGCGCCGACTGGCTCGGCAGCGGCCTGCAAAACAGCGTGAAACGCTTTCCGGGCGCACGCACCGTGGTCAAGAAAGAGGAAATCGAGAATAGCGGCGCTTCCAATATCGGCGACGTGATGCGCCGCATCCCCGGCGTGCAGTCGACCGATAACTCCGGCACCGCCGGCAGCGCGATCTCGCTCAATATCGGCGTGCGCGGACTGACCGGGCGTTATTCGCCGCGTTCTACCGTGCTGCTGGACGGCATCCCGATGGCGGTGGCGCCATATGGCCAGCCGCAACTGTCGTTTGCGCCGGTCAGCCTGAACAACATCGAAGCGATCGACGTTGTGCGCGGCGGCGGCGCGGTGCGCTATGGTCCGCAGAACGTCGGCGGCATCATCAATTTCAAGACCCGTTCGATTCCAACCGAACCTGGCTTCAACGGCGATGCCAGCGCGCGCTACAACGGTTATGGCGGCGGCGAATCGAACCGGCAATACAGCGCATTCGTCGGCAGCCAATTAGACAACGGCGTTGGCCTGGCGCTGCTGTACTCCGGTTCCGACGGCTCCAGCTGGCGCGCCGGCAGCCGGGAAACGGTCAACGATTTTGCGCTGAAATTCCGCTACCAACTGACACCGGACTCGGAGTTCTACGGCAAAGTGTCCTACTACGACGTCAACTCGCGCACGCCCGGCGGCCTGACCGTGGCGCAATACAATGCCGATCCTTTCCAGAATACGCGTCCCACCGATTACTGGAGCGGCACCCGCAAAGGCATCGACGCCGGTTATCTCAACACGCTGTCGGCCACCCAGGAATTCGAAGTCCGCACCTATTACAACGAAAGTTTCCGCCAGAGCGTATTGATCTCCGGCGCCAACCTGGTGCACCAGCCGCGCAATTACGAGGTGCTGGGCATCGAGCCACGCTACACGCAACGCTTCAACCTGGGCCAGACCACCAACGACGTCTCGGTCGGCTACCGCTATGTCCGCGAGCGCGGCAACGACAACAGCTTCAATGAGGCTATCGCCAGCGGCTCGCTGACGCCGCAGACCACGTTCAACAACGCCACCGATGCCCATTCTGCCTATATCGACGACAAGATTTCGTTTGGCGCATGGCGTATCACGCCAGGCGTGCGCTTCGAACACATCAACTCGACCCGCGACGACCTGAAGGCGCGCAGCACCTACGAAACCACCAACAACAAGGCCTTGCCGTCGCTGAATATCGCCTACCTGCTGACGCCGGACCTGACCTTGTTCACCAACTACACGACCTCGTTCGGACCGGTGCAGAACCTGCAGCTGAACTCGCAGTCGGCGACCAACCCGCTGATCCCGGAACTGGCAAAAACGGTGGAAGCCGGCGCCCGCTGGAAGAGCCGCCAACTGTCGGCCGAGGTGACGGTATTCGACATGCGCTTTGATAACCAGATCCAGCAGGTTGCAGGAACGGTGCCGGCAACCTTCATGAACATTGGCAAAACCAAGCACCAGGGTATTGAAACCGCGGTTGACTATACCTTCGATAAAGCCGGCAAACTGGCCGGCCTGAACCTGTACGCCAACTACAGCTACACCCGTGCACTGCAGGAATCCGGAGCGACCCGCGGCCTGGATGTGCCGTTCTATTCGCGCAACACCGATACCGTCGGCTTGCGCTACCAGACCGGTCCGTGGGGCTTCAACCTGTCGAGCACGCATCAAAGCAAGCAGTTCGCCGACAACGCCAATACCATCGCCGAAAGCGCCGACGGCAGCAATGGCGAGATTCCCGGCTTCCGCACCTGGAATACCCAGGTCGACTGGAAAGTCCCTGGCGCCAAAGGCTTCGACATCCTGGCCGGTATCAACAACCTGGCCGACAAACGTTATTACACTCGCAACGTCGACGGCAACGCCGGACGCATGGTCGGCGCACCGCGCATGGTGTATGTACAAGGACGCTATGCGTTTTAG
- the hemB gene encoding porphobilinogen synthase, with amino-acid sequence MPHSQKTAQFPAIRMRRMRKDAFSRAMMRENTITTADLIYPVFILDGKNQREKINSMPGVERLSIDLLLNVAEECVALGIPVIALFPVINPSLKTPDGIEATNPQGLIPHAVRELKQRFPELGILTDVALDPYTSHGQDGVLNADGYVLNDETCAILVKQALTQADAGVDIVAPSDMMDGRIGAIRHALETHHHIYTRIMAYSAKYASAFYGPFRDAVGSSATLGKSNKNTYQMDPANSNEALHEVALDLAEGADMVMVKPGMPYLDIVRRVKDEFKVPTFAYQVSGEYAMIKAAAQNGWLDHDKTMMEAMLAFKRAGADGVLTYFALDIARHLKKG; translated from the coding sequence ATGCCACATTCTCAGAAAACCGCCCAGTTTCCAGCCATCCGCATGCGCCGCATGCGCAAAGATGCGTTTTCGCGCGCGATGATGCGGGAGAACACCATCACCACCGCCGACCTGATTTATCCGGTCTTCATACTGGATGGCAAGAATCAGCGCGAAAAAATCAATTCGATGCCGGGAGTTGAACGTCTGTCAATTGACCTGCTGTTAAATGTGGCAGAAGAATGCGTGGCTTTGGGAATTCCGGTCATCGCTTTATTCCCGGTCATCAATCCGTCGCTGAAAACCCCGGACGGCATCGAAGCCACCAATCCGCAAGGCTTGATCCCGCACGCCGTGCGCGAACTGAAACAGCGCTTTCCCGAACTCGGCATCCTGACCGACGTCGCCCTCGACCCCTACACCAGCCACGGTCAGGACGGCGTGCTGAATGCCGACGGTTATGTGCTCAATGACGAAACCTGCGCCATCCTGGTCAAGCAGGCGCTGACGCAGGCCGACGCCGGCGTCGATATCGTCGCGCCCTCCGACATGATGGACGGCCGCATCGGCGCCATCCGCCATGCCCTGGAAACCCACCACCACATCTATACCCGCATCATGGCGTATTCGGCCAAGTACGCTTCGGCGTTTTACGGGCCGTTCCGCGACGCCGTGGGTTCATCCGCCACGCTTGGCAAGAGCAACAAGAACACTTATCAGATGGACCCGGCCAACAGCAACGAGGCTTTGCATGAAGTCGCGCTGGACCTGGCCGAAGGCGCTGACATGGTGATGGTCAAGCCGGGCATGCCTTACCTGGATATCGTGCGTCGCGTGAAAGACGAATTCAAGGTGCCGACCTTCGCCTACCAGGTCAGCGGCGAATACGCGATGATCAAGGCTGCCGCCCAGAACGGCTGGCTGGACCATGACAAGACTATGATGGAAGCCATGCTGGCATTCAAGCGCGCCGGGGCCGACGGCGTGCTGACATATTTTGCGCTGGACATCGCCCGCCACCTGAAAAAAGGCTAA
- the yihA gene encoding ribosome biogenesis GTP-binding protein YihA/YsxC: protein MSLLWQARFFTTVNHLRDLPTLQVPEIAFAGRSNAGKSTAINLLCNQKKLAFASKTPGRTQHINYFSIGGAHVAQHRKDETKIDEIRALLVDLPGYGYAEVSGSAKLHWQQLLGDYVRRRQQLAALVLIVDSRRPFTELDVQMVEWFAPTGKPIHCILSKSDKLNRNDATNALRQARTFLASYVDENNQQLPFTAQLFSALNRSGLEEANDRILELAGLTGAAGDVPDATAAGDDEEKV from the coding sequence ATGTCCCTACTTTGGCAAGCCCGCTTCTTTACCACGGTCAATCATCTTCGAGACTTGCCAACTTTGCAAGTCCCGGAGATCGCTTTTGCCGGCCGTTCCAACGCCGGCAAATCGACCGCCATCAATCTTTTGTGCAATCAGAAGAAGCTGGCTTTTGCGTCTAAAACACCTGGCCGTACCCAGCACATCAATTATTTTTCCATAGGCGGCGCCCATGTCGCCCAGCATCGCAAGGATGAAACCAAGATCGACGAGATCCGCGCCTTGCTGGTCGACCTCCCGGGTTATGGCTATGCGGAAGTGTCCGGTTCGGCCAAGCTGCACTGGCAGCAATTGCTCGGCGACTATGTGCGCCGCCGCCAGCAGTTGGCGGCGCTGGTGCTGATCGTCGACTCGCGCCGTCCGTTTACTGAACTCGATGTGCAAATGGTGGAATGGTTTGCGCCTACCGGCAAGCCGATTCATTGCATCTTGAGCAAATCCGACAAGCTCAACCGCAACGACGCCACCAACGCGCTGCGCCAGGCCCGTACTTTCCTGGCGAGCTATGTCGATGAAAACAATCAGCAACTGCCATTTACCGCACAGCTGTTTTCGGCGCTGAACCGCAGCGGGCTGGAAGAAGCCAATGACCGAATCCTGGAACTGGCTGGCCTGACAGGCGCGGCCGGTGATGTGCCTGACGCAACTGCAGCGGGCGACGACGAAGAGAAAGTTTAG
- a CDS encoding c-type cytochrome produces MNRAFFPVVTSFFVAVLALSSVAHAADAPKIQPAGPAKADPAKGEALYTNGDAARNITACVSCHGAAGASTISANPKLGGQHAAYIHKQLTDFQGAGRSNPIMSPLAKLLTDDEMKNIAAYLDAQPAKPGAAKDKDSLALGKKIYRGGIAEKSVPACAGCHSPNGAGIPAQFPRIGGQHQDYTVTELTNFRTGARKNGPMMATIAKRMSDDEIKAVADYIAGLR; encoded by the coding sequence ATGAACCGTGCGTTTTTTCCAGTAGTGACATCTTTCTTCGTTGCAGTGCTTGCGCTTTCCTCGGTTGCCCATGCGGCGGATGCGCCGAAGATTCAACCCGCCGGGCCTGCCAAAGCGGATCCAGCCAAGGGCGAAGCACTGTATACCAATGGCGACGCAGCGCGCAACATCACTGCCTGTGTCTCCTGCCACGGAGCTGCAGGCGCCTCGACCATCAGCGCCAACCCGAAACTGGGCGGCCAGCATGCGGCATATATCCACAAGCAATTGACGGATTTCCAGGGCGCCGGCCGCAGTAACCCGATCATGTCGCCGCTGGCCAAGTTGCTGACCGACGATGAAATGAAAAACATCGCCGCCTACCTGGATGCGCAGCCAGCCAAGCCGGGCGCCGCCAAGGACAAGGATAGCCTGGCGCTGGGCAAGAAAATCTATCGCGGCGGGATTGCCGAAAAGAGTGTTCCGGCCTGCGCCGGCTGCCACAGCCCGAACGGCGCCGGCATCCCGGCCCAGTTCCCACGCATCGGCGGCCAGCACCAGGACTACACGGTGACCGAGCTGACCAATTTCCGCACCGGCGCCCGCAAGAATGGCCCGATGATGGCGACGATCGCCAAGCGCATGTCGGATGATGAAATCAAGGCGGTTGCCGATTACATCGCCGGACTGAGATAA
- a CDS encoding cytochrome c biogenesis protein ResB, with translation MSTSNSEVKVDEITTAGIQLKTSRRWLADAVELLSSMRFAISLLTIIAVASVIGTVLKQNEPMPNYVNQFGPFWFEVFGKLGLYAVYSSWWFLLIMTFLVISTSLCIARNAPKMIKDVRSWRENVREQSLRNFHHKAEWTSATAPAELARQLAERIAAKGYKTKLVAKDNATLISAKQGAANKWGYIFAHSAIVIICIGGLLDSDLPIRAQQWLYGKTPFNGNGIIAQIPEEHRLGLGNPTFRGNTLIPEGSASSTAIIPQKDGVMIQDLPFTIQLKKFIIDFYSTGMPKLFASEVVIRDNADGHTFAATIKVNQPLIYKGIAVYQSSFEDGGSKLKLTAYPMAGAGTASFPVSGEVNGTTPLVNNGNTDYTIEWSGFRPFNVENMAQSGDDLRAVTKAKSLNQRLGEDLSSHLGNAAKSANKKDLRNVGPSVQYKLRDKTGQAREFSNYMQSIKVDDAYVFLAGVRDTPDEPFRYLRIPADDEDTVQEWMRMRAALLNPELRQAAAHRYAQRAIPESREGIATLRVQLEQSAMRGLSLFAGSDKQVGGQAGELAGYLAISKFLEQVPPQEQEKAADIFMKILNGSMWDLWQVAREKDGLKQLPADEKHARFLQLATNALSDASFYNAPVYLQMTGFDEIKASVFQVTRSPGKKVVYLGCLLLVLGVFSMLYVRERRLWVWIRPDQDAAGQSHALMAMSSQRKTLDFEKEFEVLRTQLKQSEA, from the coding sequence ATGAGCACAAGTAACAGCGAAGTCAAGGTTGACGAGATAACTACAGCGGGAATCCAGTTGAAGACCAGCCGGCGCTGGCTGGCTGACGCGGTGGAATTATTGTCATCGATGCGGTTCGCCATCAGCCTGCTGACGATCATCGCGGTCGCCTCGGTGATCGGCACGGTGCTCAAGCAGAATGAACCGATGCCGAACTACGTCAACCAGTTTGGTCCGTTCTGGTTCGAGGTGTTCGGCAAGCTGGGTTTGTACGCGGTGTATTCATCCTGGTGGTTCCTGCTGATCATGACCTTCCTGGTGATTTCGACTTCCCTGTGCATCGCGCGCAATGCGCCGAAGATGATCAAGGACGTGCGCAGCTGGCGTGAAAACGTGCGCGAGCAGTCGCTGCGCAACTTCCACCACAAGGCGGAATGGACTTCGGCTACGGCGCCGGCCGAACTGGCGCGGCAGCTGGCGGAACGGATTGCCGCCAAGGGCTACAAGACCAAGCTGGTGGCGAAAGACAACGCCACCCTGATCAGCGCCAAGCAGGGCGCCGCCAACAAATGGGGCTACATCTTTGCCCACAGCGCGATCGTGATCATCTGCATCGGCGGCCTGCTGGATTCGGACCTGCCGATACGCGCCCAGCAATGGCTGTACGGTAAAACGCCGTTCAACGGCAACGGCATCATCGCCCAGATCCCGGAAGAGCACCGGCTGGGGCTGGGCAATCCCACCTTCCGCGGCAATACCCTGATCCCGGAAGGCTCCGCCAGCAGCACCGCCATCATCCCGCAAAAAGACGGCGTGATGATCCAGGATCTGCCGTTCACCATCCAGCTCAAGAAATTCATCATCGATTTCTACAGCACCGGCATGCCCAAGCTGTTCGCCAGCGAAGTGGTGATCCGGGATAACGCCGACGGCCATACTTTCGCGGCCACCATCAAGGTCAACCAGCCCTTGATCTACAAGGGCATCGCGGTCTACCAGTCGAGCTTCGAAGATGGCGGCAGCAAACTCAAGCTGACCGCCTATCCGATGGCCGGCGCCGGCACTGCCAGCTTCCCGGTGAGCGGCGAAGTCAACGGCACCACGCCGTTAGTCAATAACGGCAATACCGACTATACGATTGAATGGTCTGGTTTCCGTCCGTTTAACGTGGAAAATATGGCGCAATCGGGTGACGATCTGCGCGCCGTGACCAAGGCCAAGAGCCTCAACCAGCGCCTGGGCGAGGATCTGAGCAGCCACCTTGGCAATGCGGCGAAAAGCGCCAACAAGAAGGATTTGAGGAATGTCGGCCCTAGCGTGCAGTACAAACTGCGCGACAAGACCGGCCAGGCGCGCGAATTCAGCAATTACATGCAGTCGATCAAGGTCGACGATGCCTATGTGTTCCTGGCCGGAGTGCGCGACACGCCGGACGAGCCGTTCCGCTATTTGCGCATTCCCGCCGATGACGAAGATACCGTGCAAGAGTGGATGCGCATGCGGGCGGCGCTGCTGAATCCGGAATTGCGCCAGGCGGCGGCGCATCGCTATGCACAACGCGCGATTCCCGAAAGCCGGGAGGGCATCGCCACCCTGCGCGTACAGCTGGAGCAATCGGCCATGCGCGGTTTGTCTTTGTTTGCCGGCAGCGACAAACAGGTCGGCGGGCAGGCCGGCGAATTGGCTGGATATTTGGCGATTTCCAAGTTCCTGGAGCAAGTGCCGCCGCAGGAGCAGGAAAAAGCCGCGGACATTTTCATGAAGATCCTCAACGGCAGCATGTGGGACTTGTGGCAAGTTGCGCGGGAGAAAGATGGATTGAAGCAACTGCCGGCAGATGAAAAGCACGCCCGCTTCCTGCAGCTCGCCACCAATGCACTGTCGGATGCAAGCTTCTATAATGCGCCTGTATATCTGCAAATGACCGGTTTTGACGAGATCAAGGCGTCGGTGTTCCAGGTCACCCGTTCGCCGGGCAAGAAAGTGGTGTACCTGGGTTGCCTGCTGCTGGTGCTGGGCGTGTTCTCGATGCTGTATGTGCGTGAGCGCAGGTTGTGGGTGTGGATCCGTCCGGACCAGGATGCGGCTGGGCAGTCGCATGCATTGATGGCGATGAGCTCACAGCGTAAGACGCTTGATTTCGAAAAAGAGTTTGAAGTGTTAAGAACACAATTAAAGCAGTCTGAAGCATAG
- the ccsB gene encoding c-type cytochrome biogenesis protein CcsB, with protein MELTQTYSPPSSFIKRLSVLDWLFAVALVAASLFALNRYGSHMDYYEKGVLLLAAPTFAWLGWHWKSVRWLMALLALLSLSAIAMYGGVLDMANQKFFLKYMLSSQSAILWMSMLFFLSTLFFWGGLITRSDFGASIGSKLCWAAVVMGFTGMLVRWYESYLIGADIGHIPISNLYEVFVLFSLITALFYLYYEQHYRTRQLGAFVLLVISAAVGFLLWYMVSRDAAEIQPLVPALQSWWMKIHVPANFIGYGTFALSAMVAVAYLLKSHGYLVDRLPALEVLDDVMYKAIAVGFTFFTIATILGALWAAEAWGGYWSWDPKETWALIVWLNYAAWLHMRLMKGLRGQVAAWWALIGLLVTTFAFLGVNMFLSGLHSYGEL; from the coding sequence ATGGAACTGACGCAAACATATTCCCCGCCCAGCAGCTTCATCAAGCGCCTGTCGGTGCTTGACTGGCTGTTTGCCGTGGCGCTGGTGGCAGCTTCGCTGTTCGCCCTGAACCGCTACGGCAGCCACATGGATTACTACGAAAAAGGCGTGCTGCTGCTGGCCGCGCCGACGTTCGCCTGGCTCGGCTGGCACTGGAAATCGGTGCGCTGGCTGATGGCTTTGCTGGCGTTGCTGTCGCTGTCGGCCATCGCCATGTATGGCGGTGTGCTGGACATGGCCAACCAGAAATTCTTCCTGAAGTACATGCTCTCCAGCCAGTCGGCGATCCTGTGGATGAGCATGCTGTTTTTCCTGTCGACCCTGTTCTTCTGGGGCGGCTTGATCACGCGCTCTGACTTTGGCGCATCGATCGGCTCCAAGCTGTGCTGGGCGGCGGTGGTGATGGGCTTCACCGGCATGCTGGTGCGCTGGTACGAGTCTTACCTGATCGGCGCCGATATCGGCCATATTCCTATTTCCAACCTGTACGAAGTGTTCGTGCTGTTCAGCCTGATCACCGCGCTGTTTTACCTGTACTACGAACAGCATTACCGCACCCGGCAGCTGGGCGCGTTCGTGCTGCTGGTGATCTCGGCCGCGGTCGGCTTCCTGCTGTGGTACATGGTGTCGCGCGACGCCGCCGAAATCCAGCCGCTGGTGCCGGCGCTGCAAAGCTGGTGGATGAAGATCCATGTGCCGGCCAATTTCATCGGCTACGGCACTTTTGCGCTGTCGGCGATGGTGGCGGTGGCCTACCTGCTGAAATCGCATGGCTACCTGGTCGACCGCCTGCCGGCGCTGGAAGTGCTGGACGACGTCATGTACAAGGCGATCGCCGTCGGCTTCACCTTCTTTACCATCGCCACCATTCTCGGCGCGCTGTGGGCAGCCGAAGCATGGGGCGGCTACTGGTCCTGGGATCCGAAGGAAACCTGGGCGCTGATCGTCTGGCTCAACTACGCGGCATGGCTGCACATGCGGCTGATGAAGGGCTTGCGCGGCCAGGTCGCGGCCTGGTGGGCGCTGATTGGCCTGCTGGTGACGACCTTCGCTTTCCTCGGCGTGAACATGTTCCTGTCTGGCTTGCATTCATACGGAGAACTTTGA